AAGAAGAAGTCGAGGAGGCCGAAACAGCGTCCGACGGGACGGACGACGAGGTCCTCCCCGAATTCGAAGACCTCATCGAGTAAAGGAGTTCGACGACCGGGACTGGCCTGCGACGACCGGGTCGGGTTGTGACGACTGACCTGTTTGCAGATTATCTAGCGAATATCTGGCGAAGTCGAAATTCGTTCAGCGACGACTCCGCGTCGCATACGTTTCGAGGTCAATCGAGTACGTATCGAGACCAAACGCATCGTTACGCACCGCTAGTAGGGAGTTGCTACCGTAGTGAGGAATCGACTACCGCGACTGCGTTTCAGTCGGCCTTGGGAGCGACTTTCTCGCCGCTCTCGACTTCGGTCATCTCGGACGTAATTGATTTCGCCATCGCAAAAACAGCGGCCTTGTGGTCAGTTTTTGATTTGTGGATCGATGTCGGTCGTACACCGAGAGAGTCGTACTCGCTGAGGTCTACGTTCATGCCGTTCTCGTCTTCGTAGTAGCTTCCGACCTCTGCGAGCAGGCCGTGAAGGTGAATGAGTTCCTGCTTCTTCATGGACAACCAAGGCTAACGGTTGCAGGGTTATAGTATTATCTTGAGTCCCGTTAACACGGGTTACGGATTACTCCTCCGTTTGAGAACTGTTCACGAACGAAATAATCGATAACCTACCGTTGCCAAATCGTTCCATACCGTTCCGTTCGCTTCCAGAGAATACGGAATCTTGCAGCCTTCTCACGGTCTGATTCGACGGATATCGAAAATAGGTACTATCGAACGAATAATATCTCTGCTTGGAACGAAGTCCCCATACTCGACAGGAACTGCGTGTCATGAAACGTTTCCGCGCAGAAATCGGAGGAAAATGGGTCGGTTTTTCTCGCGCGCGCTCGTCGCGCGTCGGGCGCTCCCGTAGCAAGAACACGGTCTTCCTGTCGAAGCGACTCACGACAGTCGACGCTTCGCTTCGACGTACTCGGCCCGAGAAGAACGTGGACGTTGCGTTCGAAACGCGACGCACGTCCGGCGACTCACTACTTGAACTGCTTCAGCGTCTCCAAGTCACGCTCGGTTCGCGTGAACTCGGCCGTCCGACGTGACGCGTGACAGTTCGGGCAGTGGAACATCTCGTCGGTGGACGGGAGGGCGTCCGGGCCTTCCTCCCAATCCTTGCCACACTCTGGACACAACAGTCGCACGTACGTTTCGTTCATACACCTGAGTATGTGCGAGACTGGTAGAAAAAACTTGTCGCAGAAATGTGGGGTGGGCGATACGTGGAACCGCAAACTATAAATTTGGGTGTACTAAAATAACTTTTAGATATGTCTAATCTACTGTCGGACAGTCGGCTACCCCGTCTGGAGTGCGAATGAACGAAATAGTCGAGATATTCGTCGCGTCGGTGCGCGACGGTTACGTGCAAGTCAGCGCGTTCGTCGCGGTCACCGTCCTATTGTTCAGTTACGTGCAGTATCGAACCGGCGGCGCGCTGGTCGAACGACTCGAAGAAAACGAACGCTTCCAACCGTTCGCTGGTGCGGCGATGGGACTCACGCCCGGCTGTGGCGGCGCAATCGTGATGATGCCGCTGTACGTCCGTGGCTCTGTTAGCTTCGGGACCGTCGTGGCGACGCTCATCGCCACGGCTGGCGACTCGGCGTTCGTCATCTTCGCGCTCGCACCGGAGGCGGCGCTGTACGCTTACGGTATCGCGTTCGCTACGGCAGTCGTCTTCGGTTACGCCATCGACAAGTTCGGTCTCGGCGTCGGTCGCGTCGATGCCGCGGTCAGCAAACTCGACCGGAGGGCGGCCACCGACGGCGGCGTCGCCACTGGTGGCGTCAGTAGCGGTCCCCACGACTTCGACGCAAGCCGTGACTACGACCACGATGCAAGCTGTGACCACGACCACGAACCAGCGAGAGAGTCGGCCATCCTGACGCCCATCTCGCACGCCGCGCACGCCGCGTGGTGGGTAGCGGCCGGGTCCGCACTCGCCTTGGGGGTCATGTACCTCCTCGCAGGTGCCCCAGAAGTCGCGCTCGAACTCGGACCGACGTTCGACGGTGCGTTCACGGTGGTCGGTATCACCGGGACGACACTGTCCTTTTTCCTCTACTTCGTCGGTCGCCGCTATCTCGGTGACGGCGAAGTCGGACGCGCCCGCGAGTCGTTCGCCGACGCATACGACACACTGGTCCACGCCGCGATGGAGACCAGTTTCGTCACCGTCTGGGTGCTGACGGCGTACCTGCTCTACGAGTACGGCATCCTCCTCACCGGCATCGACATCGGTGCGGTCGCTGCGGCCGCTGGCCTGCTCGCACCCATCGCGGGTGCGCTAGTCGGCCTCATCCCGGGCTGTGGCCCGCAAATCGTCCTCGCTGGCGTCTACGCCGAGGGTGCGATTCCGTTCTCGGCACTGACGGCAAACGCCATCAGTCAGGACGGCGACGCGCTGTTCCCGCTCATCGCGGTGGACAAGACGGCCGCAATCGTCGCGTCCATCTACACCACGATACCGGCGCTCATCGTCGGCGTGCTTCTGCACGTCGTCTTCGGCCCGTTGTTCGGTTTCGGCGTGCTCGGGTAGCGGTTCGTAAGAATTAGTTTCGGGCTGGTTTCGGTGCTGACGACGAATTAGACGTGGCTGTGACCACCTCGAAAGCCCCCTTTCGTTTCCCCTGTCGGTTGGGTAGTCGGTTTTCGCGTTCGGTTGGGCCACCCCAATAGCTGGTGGTCTGCTCGTTTTCGGAAGAAGGGCCGAAGTATCCGGGACCAAGAAAAAGAGCCGCCGTGGTTCAGCCTTCGACGATGAACTGACTCGCTATCTCTATGACTTCCTCCATCGACTGCGCTGGGTCGAAGGCGTCGGGGAACGGCGAGTCCCCGTTGGCGAAGTTCAGGATGGAAGCGTGTCGGGCCTCGACGCTGTGAATCGACAGCGCAGCCGACAGAATCTCGTCGTTCTGGATAGCTGGTGCGGCACCGGCGTAGGCCGCGACACCTGTGTTCTCCAGTGCCTGTGCAATCGCCACGAACTCCGTCGCGTTGCTGTATCCGAAGTCGTACTCTGCTTCGCCGACCGGTTCGCCACCGAGGTCGGTCACGACTTCGGTCAGTGCATCGACGTGGGCCTTCTCGTGGTCGCGGACGACTTCTAGTAGGTCCGTCACCGAGTACTGCACACCCTTCGTGAGTCGTCGGATCGACTTCGACTGCGCGAGGTCGCCCTCGCTGAACTGTTCGAGGCCGTCGCGGTAGAAGGCGTACTCCAGATGTTCGAGCGTCAGCGCGTAGTTCAGGATGTCCACGTCGCTCGGGCCGTCCTCGGACTCTTGGCCGCCGGTAGCGGCGACCGCTCCCGCCCCGCCCAGCGACAGCGCGAGTGCCCCGCCGCCGACTTTCGCCGAACTTTCGAGAAACGCACGCCGAGTCGTCGGTGCGAGTTCTCGTAGTTGCTCCCCGGTTCCCCATTCGTCCCCCTCGTGGTCGCTCATGGTCGTTCTGTGCCTGTCCGGCACGATTCAAACGGAGTCTGTATTTTAAAAGAAGATTTTCCGAACTCTCACCCAAATTCGTCCCACAACCCGGGATAGCACGTTCGAACGTGGGCGCAGTGGTTGTCTCTGGCTGGCTCCGACCCTCTTTCTTGTGAACTACCGCCTCAAGACTTCACGATGAACTGGCTGGCTATCTCCTTGACCTTCTCCATCGACTTCGCCTCGTCGAACGCGTTGGGGAACGGCGAGGCGTCGTTGACGTAGTTGAGCGACGCCGCGTGACGCGCTTCGACGCTGTGAATCGACACTGCGGCCGCGAGCAGTTTGTCGCTCTCGATGGACGGCGCGGCACCGGCGTACGCCGCGACGCCCGTGTTTTCGAGGGCTTTCGCCACGCCGAGGAACTCGGCTGGTGACTCGTAGCCGAAGTCGTACTCGGCGGCCTCGACGGGGTCACCGCCGAGTTTCTCGATGACCTTCGTTATCTGCTCGACGTGGGCCGCTTCGTGTTCGCCGACAGTTTCGACCCACATCGGAATCTGTTCACGGGTCGCGTCGGGCACGTCACAGCCCAAGTTGGCGTCTCGGAACTCCTCGGCGTCGAACTCCTCTACGCCTTGTTGGTAGAACGTCGCTTCCAGGTGTTCGAGGGTCAGCGCGTAGTTGAGGATGTCTATGTCAGAGGTCTCGTCGCTCTTCTCCGCGCCGTCCTCGTCCTGTGCCGCGGGCGCTCCGGACTTGTCGGTCTGCCCACCAGCGAGTTGCCCCATGGCGGTGCCCGACACCCCGACCGCGCCGAGTGCAGTGGCCGAGCCTGCGAGGAAGCCGCGCCGGGAGGTCAACTGCTCCTGCGCGCTCTCGGTTATCGCCTCGATGCTCGCGGCCGCGTCGTCGTCGGATTGGGTTCGGTCTACCATCGGTGAATCCGTGCGCCGTAGCGCACAGGCAGAACGAGGCCGAAGACACCAAAGTGGATTTCCCGAACTCTCACCCAATTTCATCTCGAATTTTGTGTATTATATTGGAAATTGGCTAAAAACGTTATTTTTATTTGGAATATGTCTGCACTGCGTTCTCTCTCGGGAGTCGGCTATTTCGACTGATTCGACTTTCCACGCGCGAGAAGACACGACCCAAAATTTCGATTCTGGCTCGATTCCAGTTCAGTCCCACGTCACCCAGGTCAGAAACACCAGCGCGCCGAATTCGAGGATGTGGAGGATGAGCATCGCACGCCACGCGGGGGCCGGAACGGCGGTGCTGAACCACCCTGCGAGCAGTGGGTCCAGCATGTAGTAGTAGAACGCCAGTGCGTTCTCTGCGAGCAACAGGATAGAGAAGACGCTCAGTCCCAGCGTATGCTTCGAGCGGAACTGGAGGTAGTTGCGGGCCCAGACGTAGGTCAGCATAGCTAACAGCACCGTGTTCAGCGCCGTTGCCACGCGTGCGGCGTCGATTAGCAGGCCCATTCGTATCTCCGTTGTAAGTTCCGGCAGTTATACGCTTTCCCAAATTCACCCATAATCACTCTACCTCCTCGATAATTTGCTCGACCGTCTCCCAGTGGTGGCGCGCTTGGTCGGTGGGGAGATACACCGCGCCGTAGTCGTCGCCGCTATTCTGGACGATGTCGTTTTCCATCAACACGTCGAGATGATGGCGCACCGTCTTGTAGTCCAAGTCGAGGTCTTCCGCGAGTTGGTTGGCGTTCCGTGGACGCTCGTCTATGGCCCGCAGGAGACGCGCGCGGTTGGCACCGCCCCGCGTCCCGGTCAACACGTACCACAGAACGCTCTCCATCGATTACCCACTCACGTGCCCGGTTTGTAAGCGCATCGACACCGCTCGCAATTTTCCGGTTTTCTAACAGTCAGACGGTGAAGAGATGTCCCTCGCGTGGCACGTCGAACAGACCGACGCGTGCGCCCGCGTCGAGCCAAGCGTGACCGTACGAAAAGGAGGCCAGCGCGTTCACGAGGTCGTCTTCCTCGCGGAAGTGACGGCCGTCGTCCAGATACGACTGGGCCATCTCCAGACACTCGGCGGCGGCCTCGCCCATCGGCGTGTCCTCGGGCGGCGCGACTTCGGCGGCGTCGAGTGCCTCCGCGAGCAGGCCCTCGTAGCGGTCGGTCTTCTCTTCGAGGTCGGCGGCCATGTACGGTTCGTGGGGTGGACGGTAGGTAAGCGTTCGGAGTTATCACTCGGTGTTAGTCTGACTCCGATAGCGGAAAGTCGGGGGGACAACACAAGCTAAATAGCCCGGCCGAATCAATATTGCACTATGAGCGAACACCCGCACGTCGAGATTTACACAAAGGAGCAGTGTCCGTACTGCGAGAAGGCCAAGGACCTCTTCGACGCGAAAGGCGTCGAGTACGAGACGTACAACGTGACCGGCGACGACGACCTGTTCGAGGAGATGGTCGAGCGCGCCGACGGTCGGAAGACGGCACCCGAAGTGTTCATCGACGACGAACTAATCGGTGGCTTCGACCAGACCAAAGAACTGGACGAGGCTGGCGAACTGGACAAAAAACTCGGTACTGTCTGTGCCGACGGTGGTGAGGAGTCCGCCAATGCAGACGCCCCCACCGAACACCGCAAACTCATCGTCGCCGGGAGCGGCATCGCAGGATTGACCGCGGCCATCTACTCCGCGCGGTCGAACAACGACCCGCTGGTGTTGGAAGGTGACGAACCCGGGGGCCAACTCACCCTCACCACAGAGGTCGAGAATTACCCTGGCTTCCCGGAGGGCATCAGTGGCCCGGACCTCATCAACAACATGAAAGAGCAGGCCAAGCGGTTCGGTACCGAGGTCAAACACGGCGTCATCGAAGACGTAGACGACTCCCAGCGACCGTACCGCGTCGAGTTGTCCAGTGGCGACGTCTACACGACCGACGCATTCATCGCCGCGTCCGGTGCGAGCGCCCGCACGCTCGGCATTCCGGGCGAGGACAACCTGATGGGCTACGGCGTCTCGACCTGCGCGACCTGCGACGGCGCGTTCTTCCGCGGTGAGGAGATGGTGGTCGTCGG
The sequence above is a segment of the Halorussus halophilus genome. Coding sequences within it:
- a CDS encoding UPF0058 family protein produces the protein MKKQELIHLHGLLAEVGSYYEDENGMNVDLSEYDSLGVRPTSIHKSKTDHKAAVFAMAKSITSEMTEVESGEKVAPKAD
- a CDS encoding DUF7836 family putative zinc-binding protein, whose protein sequence is MNETYVRLLCPECGKDWEEGPDALPSTDEMFHCPNCHASRRTAEFTRTERDLETLKQFK
- a CDS encoding putative manganese transporter is translated as MNEIVEIFVASVRDGYVQVSAFVAVTVLLFSYVQYRTGGALVERLEENERFQPFAGAAMGLTPGCGGAIVMMPLYVRGSVSFGTVVATLIATAGDSAFVIFALAPEAALYAYGIAFATAVVFGYAIDKFGLGVGRVDAAVSKLDRRAATDGGVATGGVSSGPHDFDASRDYDHDASCDHDHEPARESAILTPISHAAHAAWWVAAGSALALGVMYLLAGAPEVALELGPTFDGAFTVVGITGTTLSFFLYFVGRRYLGDGEVGRARESFADAYDTLVHAAMETSFVTVWVLTAYLLYEYGILLTGIDIGAVAAAAGLLAPIAGALVGLIPGCGPQIVLAGVYAEGAIPFSALTANAISQDGDALFPLIAVDKTAAIVASIYTTIPALIVGVLLHVVFGPLFGFGVLG
- a CDS encoding ferritin-like domain-containing protein, giving the protein MSDHEGDEWGTGEQLRELAPTTRRAFLESSAKVGGGALALSLGGAGAVAATGGQESEDGPSDVDILNYALTLEHLEYAFYRDGLEQFSEGDLAQSKSIRRLTKGVQYSVTDLLEVVRDHEKAHVDALTEVVTDLGGEPVGEAEYDFGYSNATEFVAIAQALENTGVAAYAGAAPAIQNDEILSAALSIHSVEARHASILNFANGDSPFPDAFDPAQSMEEVIEIASQFIVEG
- a CDS encoding ferritin-like domain-containing protein, which produces MVDRTQSDDDAAASIEAITESAQEQLTSRRGFLAGSATALGAVGVSGTAMGQLAGGQTDKSGAPAAQDEDGAEKSDETSDIDILNYALTLEHLEATFYQQGVEEFDAEEFRDANLGCDVPDATREQIPMWVETVGEHEAAHVEQITKVIEKLGGDPVEAAEYDFGYESPAEFLGVAKALENTGVAAYAGAAPSIESDKLLAAAVSIHSVEARHAASLNYVNDASPFPNAFDEAKSMEKVKEIASQFIVKS
- a CDS encoding ArsR/SmtB family transcription factor codes for the protein MESVLWYVLTGTRGGANRARLLRAIDERPRNANQLAEDLDLDYKTVRHHLDVLMENDIVQNSGDDYGAVYLPTDQARHHWETVEQIIEEVE
- a CDS encoding DUF357 domain-containing protein, which codes for MAADLEEKTDRYEGLLAEALDAAEVAPPEDTPMGEAAAECLEMAQSYLDDGRHFREEDDLVNALASFSYGHAWLDAGARVGLFDVPREGHLFTV
- a CDS encoding FAD-dependent oxidoreductase produces the protein MSEHPHVEIYTKEQCPYCEKAKDLFDAKGVEYETYNVTGDDDLFEEMVERADGRKTAPEVFIDDELIGGFDQTKELDEAGELDKKLGTVCADGGEESANADAPTEHRKLIVAGSGIAGLTAAIYSARSNNDPLVLEGDEPGGQLTLTTEVENYPGFPEGISGPDLINNMKEQAKRFGTEVKHGVIEDVDDSQRPYRVELSSGDVYTTDAFIAASGASARTLGIPGEDNLMGYGVSTCATCDGAFFRGEEMVVVGGGDAAFEEANFLTKFASKVYLVHRREEFRAEDYWIDRVQEKVDEGEIEILRNTEVTEIHGTPEEGVDYLSMVRHPEGRPSEKLDDSETEEFEMDVGAMFVAIGHTPNTEYFEDTAVEMDDAGYIQTEGGKGGGQTKTGVPGIFGAGDVVDFHYQQAVTAAGMGCKAALDADDYLETVELETEEPAAEAAAGDD